One window from the genome of Nitrospira sp. encodes:
- a CDS encoding 16S rRNA (uracil(1498)-N(3))-methyltransferase yields MPVFFLPPDAITTPTITVPPSLQTHLRDSLRLELGEQIWVCDGQGTRYLMELTRVTKQELTGHILSTSQEPVRTAPRLRLAQALLKGEKMDWVIQKATELGVSEIIPLQSRHTIVLLRPERLDAQLARWQRIALEAAQQSEQWHLPVIAQPQTLTACLASHSAPALSLILTERREGQSLHSVDLPEGDNESVLILIGPEGGWSKDEVTQAEQAGSTLMTLGPHILRAETAAIVTVGILQSRVGALG; encoded by the coding sequence ATGCCTGTGTTTTTTCTTCCCCCCGACGCCATCACGACGCCCACTATTACCGTGCCCCCGTCGCTCCAGACGCATTTGCGGGACAGCCTTCGGCTGGAGCTCGGCGAACAGATCTGGGTCTGCGACGGACAGGGCACTCGCTACCTGATGGAACTCACGCGCGTCACCAAGCAAGAGCTGACCGGACACATTCTCAGCACCAGCCAGGAACCGGTACGTACCGCTCCCCGCCTGCGCCTTGCCCAAGCGCTGCTCAAGGGTGAAAAGATGGATTGGGTGATTCAGAAAGCCACGGAGCTGGGTGTGAGTGAAATCATCCCGCTCCAGAGCCGGCACACCATCGTGCTACTCAGGCCCGAGCGCCTCGACGCGCAGCTTGCCCGCTGGCAACGCATCGCGCTGGAAGCCGCCCAACAATCTGAACAGTGGCACCTGCCTGTCATCGCCCAACCCCAGACTCTGACGGCATGCCTGGCTAGCCACTCTGCTCCGGCACTCTCGCTCATCCTGACCGAGCGGCGGGAAGGACAGAGCTTACACAGTGTCGACCTTCCAGAAGGCGACAACGAGTCTGTCTTGATACTGATCGGACCGGAAGGGGGATGGTCGAAAGATGAGGTGACGCAGGCTGAACAGGCCGGCTCCACACTGATGACGCTCGGACCACACATTCTGCGGGCCGAGACCGCTGCCATTGTTACCGTAGGGATTCTACAGAGCCGCGTGGGAGCCCTGGGTTAG
- a CDS encoding YCF48-related protein, translated as MSVVLFMPGLALSAEPSVLATLQKTNTPMTLMAVQFKDAKLGWAVGSGGALFSTTDGGKKWKKQVSGTSVLLTSLYFIDQKTGWVTGAVGTLRQSVNGGETWTGRPLETQQPLYGVHFPTATHGWVVGGGGTILHTTDGGAHWVEQASGTSAALYAVQFLDAQRGTAVGALGTVLATRDGGRTWVPQVSQGAVTLFDVFFTDESTGWAVGNAGALFQTNDGGAKWVDRTLPCGKTCTKVIDLLKVRFTSPQDGWIVGERGMMYRTTDAGYSWSDGTPIAPVSLFGLTFSDASHGWASGENGTVVHLQAGSVRPAANPGLPRGSVESLR; from the coding sequence ATGTCGGTTGTTCTGTTCATGCCGGGATTAGCCCTGAGTGCGGAGCCTTCCGTGCTTGCGACTCTCCAGAAGACCAACACGCCAATGACGCTGATGGCTGTGCAGTTCAAGGATGCCAAGCTCGGTTGGGCGGTCGGGTCCGGCGGCGCGCTGTTCAGCACGACTGACGGCGGGAAGAAATGGAAGAAGCAGGTAAGCGGGACGTCGGTGTTGCTGACGAGTCTCTACTTTATCGATCAGAAAACCGGATGGGTCACCGGAGCGGTTGGAACGCTCAGGCAGTCGGTTAACGGGGGAGAGACCTGGACTGGGCGTCCGCTGGAAACACAGCAACCGCTGTACGGGGTTCATTTTCCTACGGCGACCCACGGATGGGTGGTTGGCGGCGGGGGCACGATTCTCCATACGACCGATGGCGGCGCCCACTGGGTTGAACAGGCGAGTGGGACGAGTGCGGCGCTGTACGCCGTGCAGTTTCTCGATGCCCAACGAGGGACGGCGGTGGGTGCGCTCGGTACCGTCTTAGCGACCCGCGACGGTGGCCGTACCTGGGTGCCGCAGGTCTCGCAGGGGGCGGTGACACTCTTCGATGTCTTCTTTACCGACGAATCGACCGGGTGGGCGGTCGGCAATGCCGGCGCGCTTTTTCAAACGAACGACGGCGGCGCCAAGTGGGTGGATCGCACGTTGCCTTGCGGGAAGACCTGCACCAAGGTGATTGATCTGCTAAAGGTCCGCTTCACCAGTCCTCAAGACGGATGGATTGTCGGCGAGCGGGGCATGATGTATCGCACAACGGACGCGGGTTATTCGTGGAGTGACGGCACGCCCATTGCGCCGGTCTCGTTGTTTGGTCTGACCTTTTCCGATGCTTCCCACGGTTGGGCGAGCGGGGAGAACGGGACGGTGGTGCATCTGCAGGCCGGGTCAGTAAGGCCCGCTGCTAACCCAGGGCTCCCACGCGGCTCTGTAGAATCCCTACGGTAA
- a CDS encoding IPT/TIG domain-containing protein, whose product MTFRRVCFALTILAVSLPMSSFAGQAPIEISPRTATPGATVVVSGKGLGAFKSVQFNKVTFAGVPALIQRWESDLVEVKVPFKATTGPVEMMIGKKKLSAGTFTVVTPRIASITPTEAERGTMVTITGEHFGVTAGGRDPNTMFGVNEVVIGGVVVRPRRWKDDKIEVEIPANAASGDVVVRLASSDPQVDGSCCAPVEYLTSNALPLALVPSVNVDPLEGPVGTKVVLFSQGFGAKGADDVLMIGNHPATIAQWKDDVIVAHVPIDAESGPMVLKQKGRQRTLGNFTVHTPKAVAISPASAPIGTLLRINGEHFGFYSESGETPYNFRDFNKGDNRVEIGGVPAVIYRWNNDRIDVWVPFSAKSGLVRIYRSANKPKADGTCCLERGELVTDAGMFTLVTPVVESYTPKSAGLDALVTIKGRGFGNFLKTAEHTDLRLSQKAYKRRLDIEINEVESGDTVVSNVSRTEVLFNGAAALVQSWTDTEIVVMVPHRNLYGIGKRGAFYDDLSTGPLVVRRGSWDLLPDGTCCAPKQWVTAEAGPFTIEAKGLPDKGYWENNRPDASTNQ is encoded by the coding sequence ATGACATTTCGACGAGTTTGTTTTGCACTGACCATTCTTGCGGTGTCGCTTCCTATGTCTTCTTTTGCCGGGCAGGCCCCGATTGAGATTTCCCCGCGAACTGCAACCCCCGGCGCGACCGTGGTCGTGAGCGGCAAGGGGCTGGGCGCGTTCAAATCCGTCCAGTTCAATAAAGTCACGTTTGCCGGAGTGCCGGCGCTGATTCAGCGCTGGGAGTCCGACCTAGTCGAGGTGAAGGTGCCGTTCAAGGCGACGACCGGTCCGGTCGAGATGATGATCGGGAAGAAGAAACTCTCCGCCGGGACCTTCACCGTCGTAACGCCGCGCATTGCGTCCATCACCCCCACCGAGGCAGAGCGCGGGACTATGGTGACCATTACCGGTGAGCATTTCGGGGTGACTGCCGGCGGGCGTGATCCGAATACAATGTTCGGTGTGAACGAAGTGGTGATCGGTGGCGTGGTGGTGCGTCCCCGACGATGGAAGGACGATAAGATTGAAGTCGAGATTCCGGCGAATGCCGCATCCGGAGACGTCGTGGTGCGGCTGGCGTCGTCCGATCCTCAGGTGGACGGGTCTTGCTGCGCTCCGGTGGAGTATCTCACGAGCAACGCATTGCCGCTCGCTCTGGTGCCCAGTGTGAATGTTGATCCACTGGAAGGTCCGGTCGGAACTAAAGTGGTACTGTTCAGCCAAGGGTTCGGAGCCAAGGGCGCGGATGATGTGCTTATGATCGGGAACCATCCTGCGACGATCGCTCAATGGAAGGACGATGTCATTGTGGCCCATGTCCCGATCGATGCGGAGTCGGGACCAATGGTGTTGAAGCAGAAGGGCCGCCAGCGGACCCTGGGAAATTTTACGGTGCATACCCCAAAGGCAGTCGCGATTTCTCCGGCCAGTGCTCCGATCGGGACTTTGCTGAGGATCAACGGAGAGCATTTCGGCTTTTATTCGGAAAGTGGCGAGACGCCTTACAACTTTAGGGACTTCAATAAGGGCGACAACCGAGTTGAAATCGGCGGAGTGCCGGCGGTGATTTACCGGTGGAATAATGACCGGATCGACGTCTGGGTTCCGTTCAGCGCAAAGAGCGGTCTCGTGCGGATTTACCGCAGTGCCAACAAGCCGAAAGCGGACGGCACATGCTGTCTGGAACGAGGGGAACTGGTCACGGACGCGGGTATGTTTACACTGGTGACGCCGGTGGTCGAATCCTATACTCCGAAGTCAGCCGGCCTTGATGCGCTGGTGACGATCAAGGGGAGAGGGTTTGGCAACTTTCTCAAGACCGCGGAGCATACGGATCTGCGTTTGAGTCAGAAGGCCTACAAGCGCCGATTGGACATAGAAATCAATGAGGTGGAATCCGGGGACACGGTCGTGTCCAATGTGTCGCGGACGGAAGTGCTGTTCAATGGCGCGGCAGCCCTGGTCCAATCCTGGACGGATACGGAGATTGTCGTCATGGTGCCCCATCGAAATTTGTATGGAATTGGCAAACGCGGCGCCTTTTACGATGACCTTTCGACTGGACCCTTGGTCGTACGGAGAGGGTCCTGGGATCTCTTGCCTGACGGCACGTGCTGCGCTCCAAAACAATGGGTGACTGCTGAGGCAGGGCCGTTTACGATCGAGGCGAAGGGGCTGCCCGACAAAGGCTATTGGGAGAATAACCGCCCCGATGCCAGCACGAACCAATAA
- a CDS encoding RidA family protein: MSFDAKLKALHIELPMAPKPVANYVPVVRAGDLLFLSGVLPSRDGQLICTGKLGQGITIEQGMEAAKVAALNALAIVRSEVGSLDKVKRIVKMVGHIASAPGFTDQPQVLNGASDLLVQIFGEAGKHARVAVGAAELPRQAPIEIELIVQVTA, from the coding sequence ATGTCATTTGATGCCAAGCTGAAAGCGCTCCATATTGAGTTGCCCATGGCTCCCAAACCCGTGGCGAACTATGTGCCGGTCGTGCGTGCCGGCGATCTCCTGTTTCTCTCCGGTGTGTTGCCGTCGCGCGATGGGCAACTCATCTGTACTGGCAAGCTCGGGCAGGGCATCACGATCGAGCAGGGGATGGAAGCGGCGAAGGTCGCGGCATTGAATGCATTGGCGATCGTGCGCAGTGAAGTAGGCTCTCTCGATAAGGTGAAACGCATCGTGAAGATGGTCGGGCACATCGCCTCAGCTCCAGGCTTTACCGATCAACCCCAGGTCCTCAACGGGGCCTCCGATCTCCTTGTGCAAATCTTCGGCGAAGCCGGCAAGCACGCCCGCGTGGCTGTCGGCGCCGCCGAACTCCCCCGCCAAGCCCCAATCGAAATCGAATTGATCGTGCAGGTGACGGCGTAG
- a CDS encoding phosphopentomutase, which yields MINRVILLVIDGFGVGALPDAADYGDADANTVVHVAEAVGGLSLPNLETLGFGHLAKIPGVRAMAQPNGSFGKMGFVSQGADSVVGYWETGGVIQARSASPFRSAFPFDVIQQLEQSFGRKVIGNRLGYAQSLIDEYGAEHLSSGAPIVWTDGGWTCHVAMHTSAMPAADFYLCCRDIRKAFKGVLGPQRIVAHSFSGEAGAFQLSGGRKDYVAEPPAVSMLDVLNRSGQIVMGIGKVHDLFAGRGLTRAFPAVTAMAALEETTKLIAKMPRGLLYASLDLLTDEPATAATALEDFDRRLPDLFEKLRVGDVVVITGDHGRDLTRPAKVPTREYVPLLVTGPKLSQGVSLGVRASAADLGQTIVEALQAERLPDGESFFEALRAG from the coding sequence ATGATAAATCGAGTCATCCTCCTGGTCATCGACGGGTTTGGAGTCGGGGCATTGCCCGATGCGGCGGACTATGGCGATGCTGACGCCAATACGGTCGTTCATGTGGCGGAGGCGGTCGGCGGGCTGAGTCTCCCGAATCTGGAAACACTGGGGTTCGGTCATCTTGCGAAGATCCCCGGTGTGCGAGCCATGGCGCAACCGAATGGCTCGTTCGGGAAGATGGGCTTCGTTTCGCAGGGGGCCGATTCGGTTGTCGGTTACTGGGAAACCGGCGGGGTGATCCAAGCGCGCTCAGCCTCTCCCTTCCGCTCGGCCTTTCCGTTCGATGTCATTCAACAACTCGAGCAAAGCTTTGGACGGAAAGTTATCGGCAATCGTCTCGGCTATGCCCAATCGCTTATCGATGAATATGGCGCGGAGCATCTCTCCAGCGGCGCGCCCATCGTCTGGACCGACGGGGGGTGGACCTGCCATGTGGCGATGCATACCTCGGCCATGCCGGCCGCGGACTTCTACCTGTGCTGTCGGGATATTCGTAAAGCCTTCAAAGGGGTGTTGGGACCGCAGCGAATCGTTGCCCATTCCTTCTCGGGTGAAGCCGGCGCGTTTCAACTCAGTGGCGGCCGCAAAGATTATGTCGCTGAGCCGCCGGCCGTGAGCATGCTGGATGTGCTGAACCGCTCGGGCCAGATTGTCATGGGCATCGGCAAGGTGCACGACCTCTTTGCAGGACGCGGATTGACGCGGGCATTTCCCGCCGTCACCGCGATGGCGGCTCTCGAAGAAACCACTAAACTGATCGCCAAGATGCCGCGCGGGCTGCTTTACGCGAGCCTCGATTTGCTGACGGATGAGCCGGCGACGGCGGCAACGGCGCTGGAAGATTTCGACCGCCGGTTGCCGGATTTGTTTGAGAAGTTGCGCGTGGGCGATGTCGTGGTGATCACCGGCGATCATGGGCGGGATCTCACCAGGCCGGCCAAGGTGCCCACAAGGGAATATGTGCCTCTGTTGGTGACCGGCCCGAAGTTGTCTCAAGGCGTGAGTCTGGGTGTGCGAGCCTCAGCCGCCGATCTTGGCCAAACCATCGTCGAAGCGTTGCAGGCAGAGCGGTTACCTGACGGAGAGAGTTTCTTTGAAGCCCTTCGCGCAGGATAA
- a CDS encoding PilZ domain-containing protein — MPELRRQPRFQVNCPVSFVVEDEAGVGVIYNLSEEGCAIESDVSVPQEGYASASLTIPGASDSVVVDLARVRWVTRHEFGLEFRIISQAARKHIRRYLLLDQAA, encoded by the coding sequence ATGCCGGAATTGCGCCGTCAGCCGAGATTCCAAGTGAATTGCCCAGTCTCCTTTGTCGTCGAGGATGAGGCTGGGGTTGGTGTCATCTACAATCTTTCTGAAGAAGGCTGTGCCATTGAAAGTGACGTGAGTGTGCCACAGGAAGGATATGCTTCGGCTTCTCTGACCATTCCGGGAGCATCTGATTCGGTCGTGGTCGATCTGGCCAGGGTCCGGTGGGTGACACGCCACGAATTCGGACTGGAGTTCCGGATCATCAGCCAGGCCGCGCGCAAACATATCCGGCGCTATCTGCTTCTCGATCAGGCTGCGTAG
- the deoC gene encoding deoxyribose-phosphate aldolase, with product MTQWNLPALLDHTVLRPEATKADVLRLCQEAKDLGFVVIFVPPCYVDEAVAATAGSAVRVGIPIGFPLGGHTTKSKVAEATEAVARGARILDMVINVSRLKSGDHAYVRQDIAEVVKATPPAEHKVILETCLLTQQEKITACHLVVEAGADYVKTSTGFSTAGATVEDVRLMKQTVAGKAKVKASGGIRDWKTTLAMLEAGADRIGTSASLKILEEWKVQGNR from the coding sequence ATGACTCAATGGAATCTGCCCGCGTTACTCGATCATACGGTTTTGCGTCCTGAAGCAACCAAGGCCGATGTGTTGCGGCTTTGTCAGGAGGCCAAGGACCTGGGCTTCGTCGTCATCTTTGTGCCGCCTTGTTACGTCGATGAAGCAGTGGCTGCCACGGCAGGATCAGCCGTGCGGGTCGGCATTCCGATCGGCTTTCCGCTCGGGGGCCATACCACGAAGTCGAAGGTGGCGGAGGCGACGGAAGCCGTCGCTCGGGGTGCGCGGATTTTGGATATGGTGATCAACGTCAGCCGCCTGAAGTCCGGCGATCACGCCTATGTCCGGCAGGATATTGCGGAAGTGGTGAAGGCCACCCCGCCGGCCGAACATAAAGTGATTCTGGAGACCTGCCTGCTGACACAGCAGGAGAAGATTACCGCCTGTCATCTGGTGGTCGAAGCCGGGGCCGATTATGTGAAGACCTCGACGGGATTTTCGACTGCCGGGGCTACGGTAGAAGATGTCCGGTTGATGAAGCAGACGGTGGCCGGAAAGGCGAAGGTCAAAGCCTCCGGCGGGATCAGAGACTGGAAGACGACGCTGGCGATGCTCGAAGCCGGGGCCGATCGAATCGGCACGAGTGCGAGTTTGAAGATTCTAGAGGAGTGGAAGGTGCAGGGGAATCGATAG
- the mltG gene encoding endolytic transglycosylase MltG: MKLRVILIVLVLAAGLAGVAAYQMMKWAEAPVVTEAEHPPSKVVVIAEGSTFQHVAGLLERERLIKSRSAFVLLGKALEAERKIRPGEYELNPAMPPVDILSKLMAGRVVLHAVTIPEGYTMVQIADVLAQHQIADRTEFLRLVKDKSFIKTLGISAETLEGYLYPDTYRFPKPVSAKEVIRTMVEQLNQVVTPEWQARAKDIHLTLHQVLTLASVIEKETGSGEERPQISSVFHNRLHRKIPLQSDPTVIYGLPDFDGNLHKKDLSHPSPYNTYRWAGLPPGPIASPGAQAIRATLFPAVSPYLYFVSKNDGTHQFSATLTEHNKAVDKYQKQFFSRAHRGRM, translated from the coding sequence ATGAAGCTGCGCGTGATCCTCATCGTGCTCGTCCTCGCCGCCGGACTCGCCGGGGTGGCCGCGTATCAGATGATGAAATGGGCTGAAGCACCGGTCGTCACGGAAGCCGAGCATCCTCCCTCCAAAGTCGTCGTCATTGCCGAAGGCTCCACGTTTCAGCATGTCGCGGGTCTGCTTGAGCGCGAACGGCTCATTAAGAGCCGCTCGGCGTTTGTCTTGCTCGGCAAGGCCCTTGAAGCGGAACGCAAGATCCGTCCCGGCGAATATGAACTGAATCCGGCGATGCCTCCGGTCGACATTCTCTCCAAGCTGATGGCCGGGCGGGTGGTCCTGCATGCGGTCACGATTCCCGAGGGTTATACGATGGTGCAGATCGCCGACGTCCTGGCGCAGCATCAGATCGCGGATCGCACAGAGTTTCTGCGTCTGGTCAAAGATAAGAGCTTCATCAAGACGCTCGGGATTTCCGCCGAGACGCTGGAAGGCTATCTCTATCCCGATACCTATCGCTTTCCCAAGCCGGTGTCGGCCAAGGAGGTTATCCGGACGATGGTGGAGCAGCTCAATCAAGTGGTCACTCCGGAATGGCAGGCTCGGGCAAAGGATATTCATCTCACGCTCCATCAGGTGCTGACGCTGGCATCGGTCATAGAAAAGGAAACGGGATCGGGGGAGGAACGGCCGCAAATCTCGTCGGTGTTCCACAACCGGTTGCACAGGAAGATTCCCCTCCAGAGCGACCCCACCGTGATTTACGGATTGCCGGATTTCGACGGCAATCTCCATAAGAAGGATCTCTCGCACCCCAGCCCCTACAACACCTATCGGTGGGCCGGTCTGCCGCCGGGGCCGATCGCCAGCCCGGGAGCGCAGGCGATCAGGGCTACGCTGTTTCCAGCGGTTTCGCCGTACCTGTACTTTGTGTCGAAGAATGACGGGACGCATCAGTTTTCCGCCACGCTGACGGAACATAATAAGGCCGTCGACAAATATCAAAAGCAGTTTTTCTCCCGCGCCCATCGCGGCCGAATGTAG
- the ruvX gene encoding Holliday junction resolvase RuvX yields the protein MPRWKRSLVWSNLPFSGKLMPSRILALDHGTKRIGVALSDELGWTAQPLETYERQTLDLDISHILDLVKTHEVGKVLLGLPLRLNGEEGLAVQAVHQFLERLADALPVPVVTWDERLTTKDAEQLLIAADVGWKKRKGMVDRIAAAILLQSYLEAQSPSPVQGHPTETEEGGEPDHRHHEVAGRPYEAARDPHRARPRRRTRRGGRVSDDEMG from the coding sequence ATGCCGCGCTGGAAAAGGTCTTTGGTCTGGTCGAATCTGCCCTTCAGCGGTAAACTCATGCCTAGCCGTATTCTTGCACTGGATCACGGCACCAAGCGGATCGGCGTCGCCTTGAGTGATGAGCTGGGCTGGACCGCTCAGCCGTTAGAGACCTACGAGCGGCAGACGCTGGATCTGGATATTTCCCACATTCTGGATCTGGTCAAGACCCACGAAGTCGGGAAAGTATTGTTGGGCCTCCCGCTGCGGCTGAACGGCGAAGAGGGCCTGGCGGTGCAGGCAGTGCATCAGTTTCTGGAGCGGCTCGCCGACGCGTTACCGGTTCCGGTGGTGACCTGGGACGAGCGGCTGACCACGAAGGATGCGGAACAGCTGCTCATCGCGGCCGATGTCGGCTGGAAGAAACGCAAAGGGATGGTCGACCGGATTGCCGCCGCCATCCTCTTACAGAGTTATCTGGAGGCTCAGTCACCTTCTCCGGTTCAAGGTCATCCGACGGAGACCGAAGAAGGGGGAGAGCCGGACCACAGGCACCACGAAGTAGCCGGACGCCCTTATGAAGCTGCGCGTGATCCTCATCGTGCTCGTCCTCGCCGCCGGACTCGCCGGGGTGGCCGCGTATCAGATGATGAAATGGGCTGA
- the alaS gene encoding alanine--tRNA ligase yields the protein MKNSARELRQAFIRYFEQQGHQSVPSSALIPQADPTLLFTNAGMNQFKRVFLGEETRAYKRAVTVQKCLRAGGKHNDLENVGYTRRHHTFFEMLGNFSFGDYFKEDAILFGWEFLTKTVGLDQSRMWVTIFREDDEADQLWKKIGVSPSRIVRCGEKDNFWQMADTGPCGPCSELHFDQGPSVPGDDTPNGEGDRVIEIWNLVFMQYNRDASGKLNPLPKPSIDTGMGLERLTAVAQGVLSNYDSDLFAPLLGAIGTRAGMQYGKKEQNDRSMRVIADHLRAVSFLMTDGVLPSNEGRGYVLRRILRRAARHGRLLGIVEPFLHELTATVVEQMAEAYSEVKAAAGTIAEATRGEEERFIATLDQGLPILNDLIEKARLSSKTQLAGTDIFKLYDTYGFPMDLIQEACREQDMTVDEKGFDQAIEEQRNRARKTGGFEQETARPAVSELAGRLGATKFVGYDRLDTDAVLQAILKSDRMVKEAAEGDEVEVALDVTPFYAEGGGQMGDQGLLVGPEGRLEIKETTRPAPTLILHKGIVKKGRIREGEQLRMSVNATTRQDAARNHTATHLVHAALRDMLGPHVKQYGSLVGPNRLRFDFAHFRPLSTRDIDEIETVVNNEIRKNETVSTEVMSIQDAVAKGALAFFGDKYGEQVRVVTVESFSKELCGGTHCRHTGEIGLFRIVSETGVAAGVRRIEAQTGSGAFALLKKAEGEMRELSDLLKVGPSELVSKTRKVLSQLKDKERELEELKLKMASGSAVASSAKTVAGVPVHVQRTDGLDVNGMRALADQLRDKMKSGVVALGAATDDGKVALLVVVTKDLIGKLKAGDLIKVLAAEVGGTGGGRPEMAQAGGKDVSRLDAALEKVFGLVESALQR from the coding sequence ATGAAGAATAGTGCGCGCGAGCTTCGCCAGGCATTTATCCGGTATTTCGAGCAGCAGGGGCACCAGTCGGTGCCGAGCTCGGCCTTGATTCCCCAGGCCGATCCGACCCTGCTCTTTACGAATGCCGGGATGAATCAATTCAAGCGCGTGTTTCTGGGCGAGGAGACGCGCGCCTACAAGCGCGCCGTGACGGTGCAAAAGTGTCTGCGGGCCGGCGGAAAGCACAACGATCTGGAAAATGTCGGCTACACCCGGCGGCATCATACGTTTTTCGAGATGCTGGGGAACTTTTCGTTCGGGGACTATTTCAAAGAAGACGCCATCCTCTTCGGCTGGGAGTTTCTGACCAAGACGGTCGGTCTCGACCAGAGCCGGATGTGGGTCACCATCTTCCGCGAGGATGATGAAGCGGACCAGCTCTGGAAGAAAATCGGCGTGTCTCCTTCCCGCATCGTCCGGTGCGGTGAGAAAGACAATTTCTGGCAGATGGCCGATACGGGTCCTTGCGGACCCTGTTCGGAACTTCATTTCGACCAAGGACCATCCGTGCCGGGCGACGATACGCCGAACGGCGAGGGCGACCGGGTCATCGAGATCTGGAACCTCGTCTTCATGCAGTACAACCGTGATGCCTCGGGGAAGCTCAATCCCTTGCCGAAGCCCAGCATCGATACCGGCATGGGGCTGGAGCGGCTGACGGCGGTTGCGCAGGGAGTCTTGAGCAACTACGACAGCGATCTGTTCGCACCGTTGCTGGGGGCCATCGGTACGCGGGCCGGCATGCAGTACGGCAAGAAGGAGCAAAACGATCGTTCGATGCGTGTGATCGCCGACCATTTGCGCGCGGTGAGTTTCTTGATGACCGACGGCGTGCTGCCGTCCAACGAAGGACGCGGCTATGTGCTTCGGCGGATTCTTCGTCGCGCGGCCCGCCATGGACGATTGTTGGGGATCGTGGAGCCGTTTCTGCATGAACTGACCGCGACGGTGGTCGAGCAGATGGCTGAGGCCTATTCCGAGGTGAAGGCCGCGGCCGGGACGATCGCGGAAGCCACCCGGGGTGAAGAGGAACGATTCATCGCCACTCTCGACCAGGGCTTGCCGATTCTCAACGACCTGATCGAAAAGGCCCGTTTATCCAGCAAGACGCAGTTGGCCGGAACCGATATCTTCAAGCTCTATGATACGTACGGATTCCCGATGGACCTCATTCAGGAGGCCTGCCGCGAACAGGACATGACGGTCGATGAGAAGGGGTTCGATCAGGCGATCGAGGAACAGCGGAACCGCGCGCGGAAGACCGGCGGGTTCGAGCAGGAAACGGCCAGGCCGGCGGTATCGGAGTTGGCCGGGCGTCTGGGCGCGACAAAGTTCGTCGGTTACGACCGGCTGGACACCGATGCAGTGTTGCAGGCGATTCTCAAGTCCGACCGGATGGTGAAGGAAGCGGCCGAGGGCGATGAAGTGGAAGTCGCGCTCGATGTCACGCCGTTCTATGCTGAAGGCGGCGGTCAGATGGGCGATCAGGGTCTGTTGGTCGGTCCGGAAGGCCGGTTAGAAATCAAGGAAACCACGAGACCTGCGCCGACTCTGATTCTGCATAAAGGAATCGTGAAGAAGGGACGGATCCGGGAAGGCGAGCAGCTGCGGATGTCGGTCAATGCAACGACCCGCCAGGACGCGGCCAGGAATCACACAGCCACGCACTTGGTGCATGCGGCGTTGCGTGACATGTTAGGCCCCCATGTGAAGCAGTACGGATCGTTGGTCGGGCCGAACCGGCTGCGCTTCGACTTCGCGCATTTCCGCCCGCTCTCGACCCGCGATATCGATGAAATAGAGACGGTGGTGAACAACGAGATTCGCAAGAATGAAACGGTCTCGACCGAGGTGATGAGCATCCAGGATGCAGTCGCCAAAGGCGCGCTGGCGTTCTTCGGCGATAAATACGGCGAGCAGGTGCGGGTGGTCACGGTCGAATCCTTCAGCAAGGAACTCTGCGGCGGCACGCACTGCCGGCACACCGGCGAGATCGGGCTGTTCCGCATCGTGTCGGAGACGGGCGTCGCGGCGGGCGTGCGGCGCATCGAAGCCCAGACCGGCAGCGGAGCCTTTGCATTGTTGAAGAAGGCGGAAGGCGAAATGCGGGAATTATCCGATCTCCTCAAGGTCGGGCCGTCTGAACTGGTGAGTAAGACTCGCAAGGTGCTCTCACAGCTCAAGGATAAAGAACGGGAGCTGGAAGAGCTGAAACTCAAGATGGCCAGCGGGTCGGCGGTGGCGTCGAGCGCGAAGACCGTGGCCGGCGTGCCGGTCCATGTGCAACGGACCGACGGGTTGGACGTAAACGGGATGCGGGCGTTGGCCGATCAATTGCGGGATAAGATGAAGAGCGGCGTCGTGGCGCTTGGCGCCGCGACCGATGACGGAAAAGTCGCCCTCCTCGTCGTGGTCACGAAAGATCTGATCGGCAAGCTCAAAGCCGGAGATTTGATTAAGGTCCTGGCCGCGGAGGTCGGGGGCACGGGTGGCGGTCGCCCCGAGATGGCCCAGGCCGGCGGCAAGGATGTATCCCGTCTCGATGCCGCGCTGGAAAAGGTCTTTGGTCTGGTCGAATCTGCCCTTCAGCGGTAA